One Pseudostreptobacillus hongkongensis DNA segment encodes these proteins:
- the galU gene encoding UTP--glucose-1-phosphate uridylyltransferase GalU has product MKIRKAIIPAAGLGTRVLPATKAQPKEMLCIVDKPALQYLVEELIESGIQEILIITGRNKQSIENHFDHSYELEQMLKEAGKTVLLHEIQYISNMTNMYYVRQKLPLGLGHAITRAESFIANEPFLVLLGDDIIYTDKSKGEIPVSKQLIEQYEKLNGGTFIGVQQVPKKDLNKYGIIKPGEKINDSTYIIEDFVEKPNIEDAPSEYAALGRYILEPEIFKYLKEEEPINGEIQLTPAILKMSKNNNKLYSYNFNGLRYDTGDKFGMFKANVEFGLRHPELSDKIKEYLKELIKTL; this is encoded by the coding sequence ATGAAAATACGTAAGGCTATCATACCAGCAGCAGGACTTGGAACAAGAGTATTACCTGCAACAAAGGCTCAACCTAAAGAAATGCTATGTATAGTTGATAAACCTGCACTTCAGTATTTAGTTGAAGAGCTAATTGAAAGTGGTATTCAAGAAATACTAATTATAACAGGTAGAAATAAACAATCTATAGAAAATCATTTTGATCATTCTTATGAATTAGAACAAATGTTAAAAGAAGCAGGTAAAACAGTATTACTTCATGAAATACAATATATATCAAATATGACAAATATGTATTATGTAAGACAAAAACTTCCTTTAGGTTTAGGTCATGCTATTACAAGAGCAGAATCTTTTATTGCAAATGAACCTTTTCTAGTTTTACTAGGGGATGACATTATTTATACTGATAAGTCTAAAGGTGAGATACCTGTTTCAAAACAATTAATTGAACAATATGAAAAATTAAATGGTGGTACTTTTATAGGAGTTCAACAAGTTCCTAAAAAAGATCTTAACAAATATGGAATTATCAAACCAGGAGAAAAAATAAATGATTCTACATATATTATAGAAGATTTCGTTGAAAAGCCTAATATAGAAGATGCTCCAAGTGAATATGCTGCACTTGGAAGATATATTTTAGAACCTGAAATCTTTAAATATTTAAAAGAAGAAGAACCTATAAATGGTGAGATTCAATTAACACCTGCTATATTAAAAATGTCAAAAAATAACAATAAGCTATACTCATATAATTTTAATGGTCTAAGATATGATACAGGGGACAAATTTGGAATGTTTAAAGCAAATGTTGAATTTGGTTTAAGACACCCTGAACTTTCTGATAAAATAAAAGAATATCTAAAAGAATTAATTAAAACATTATGA
- a CDS encoding peptidase U32 family protein codes for MIKKAELLAPAGNMEKLKEAFHFGADAVYIGGRGFNLRGMSANFADRELKEAVDYAHSLGKKIYVTLNIFAHNQEVNYIPKFIKFLDEIKVDAVIVGDLGIIQQVREHAPNMEIHVSTQANATNWMTVKAYRDMGATRVVLAREMSLHEIKQIKEKVPDMELEVFIHGAMCMAVSGRCLLSNYFTSRDANRGICAQDCRWNYKVIAEGHEETGAHDIVEDEGGTFIFNAKDLCTIEFIDKILEVGVDSLKIEGRMKSIYYNSTVTKQYREALDSYYSGNYKYDPKWLYELQTISHRLYSPGFYFGSTSEFDQNYNTSSSYSQTYQLVANVMEVVDKNKYKIQVRNRMILNEIEIELIRPGQDPVKFRVDKLLNLKTNEYEDIVHPNTIAILETDIEMGQMDLLRVKLPEGVSDSDMDVSETTQANSGFVSSPCDGCEHKG; via the coding sequence ATGATAAAAAAAGCAGAATTATTAGCACCTGCAGGAAATATGGAAAAATTAAAAGAGGCTTTCCACTTTGGTGCTGATGCTGTATATATAGGGGGACGTGGATTTAATTTAAGAGGAATGTCTGCAAACTTTGCTGATAGGGAATTAAAAGAAGCTGTTGACTATGCACATTCATTAGGTAAGAAAATTTATGTTACATTAAATATATTTGCACATAATCAGGAAGTTAATTATATTCCAAAGTTTATAAAATTCTTAGATGAAATTAAAGTTGATGCTGTTATAGTTGGAGATTTAGGAATTATTCAACAAGTTAGAGAGCATGCTCCTAATATGGAAATACATGTTAGCACACAAGCAAATGCAACTAACTGGATGACAGTTAAGGCTTATCGTGATATGGGTGCAACTCGTGTTGTACTTGCACGTGAAATGTCTCTACATGAAATTAAACAAATTAAAGAAAAAGTACCTGATATGGAATTAGAAGTATTTATTCATGGTGCCATGTGTATGGCTGTTTCTGGTAGATGCCTTTTAAGTAACTACTTTACTTCAAGAGATGCAAACCGTGGTATTTGTGCACAAGATTGTAGATGGAATTATAAGGTTATTGCAGAAGGACATGAAGAAACTGGGGCTCATGATATAGTTGAAGATGAAGGTGGAACTTTTATATTTAATGCTAAAGATTTATGTACCATAGAATTTATAGATAAAATATTAGAAGTTGGAGTAGATTCATTAAAAATTGAAGGAAGAATGAAAAGTATTTACTATAATTCAACAGTTACAAAACAATATAGAGAAGCACTTGATTCATATTATTCAGGTAACTATAAATATGATCCTAAATGGTTATATGAATTACAAACTATAAGTCATAGACTTTATTCACCAGGATTTTATTTTGGGTCAACTTCAGAATTTGATCAAAACTATAATACAAGTTCATCATATTCTCAAACTTACCAATTAGTAGCAAATGTTATGGAAGTTGTTGATAAAAATAAATATAAGATACAAGTAAGAAATAGAATGATATTAAATGAAATTGAAATAGAATTGATTAGACCAGGACAAGATCCTGTTAAATTTAGAGTAGACAAATTATTAAACTTAAAAACAAATGAATATGAAGATATTGTTCACCCAAATACCATTGCTATACTTGAAACAGATATTGAAATGGGCCAAATGGATCTGTTAAGAGTTAAATTACCTGAAGGAGTATCAGATAGTGATATGGATGTTTCAGAAACTACTCAAGCTAATAGTGGATTTGTAAGTTCTCCATGTGATGGTTGTGAACATAAAGGATAA
- the truB gene encoding tRNA pseudouridine(55) synthase TruB has protein sequence MDYISILNKPKNITSFSYIQKFRKENNIKKIGHAGTLDPLAEGLMIVMVNDATKFSDILMKHDKTYYVEMELGYETDTFDLEGEIINKYDGNINLNLDILNQVISKFIGDIKQIPPMYSAIKKNGVKLYELARKNIEIELEARNIHISNIYDITLKENKISFRCDVSSGTYIRSLVRDLGRELQYFATMTKLVREKIDKFTLNDVDKKFNIEDILNFNKIDIDDTLYKELKNGMTKIIKINDDYPVNSYLKVYNNTKFIGIVEILKKVGYNYYIKRKIYFK, from the coding sequence ATGGACTATATATCTATATTAAATAAACCTAAAAATATAACTTCTTTTTCATATATACAAAAATTTAGAAAAGAAAATAATATAAAGAAGATTGGTCATGCTGGAACTCTAGATCCACTTGCTGAAGGATTAATGATAGTTATGGTAAATGATGCAACTAAATTTTCTGATATATTGATGAAGCATGATAAAACATACTATGTGGAAATGGAATTAGGTTATGAAACTGATACTTTTGATTTAGAGGGTGAAATAATCAATAAATATGATGGAAATATAAACTTAAATTTAGATATTTTAAATCAGGTTATTTCTAAATTTATAGGTGATATCAAGCAAATTCCACCTATGTACTCAGCAATTAAAAAAAATGGTGTTAAATTGTATGAACTTGCTAGAAAAAATATTGAAATTGAATTAGAAGCTAGAAATATTCATATATCAAATATATATGATATAACACTAAAAGAAAACAAAATTTCATTTAGATGTGATGTAAGTTCTGGGACATATATTAGATCTTTAGTTAGAGATTTAGGAAGAGAACTTCAATATTTTGCCACTATGACTAAACTAGTTAGAGAAAAAATTGATAAATTTACCCTAAATGATGTTGATAAAAAATTTAATATTGAGGATATTTTAAATTTTAATAAAATTGATATAGATGATACCTTATACAAAGAATTAAAAAATGGTATGACAAAAATAATTAAAATTAATGATGATTATCCAGTTAATTCATATTTAAAAGTATATAACAACACAAAATTTATTGGTATTGTAGAAATTTTAAAAAAAGTAGGGTATAATTATTATATAAAAAGAAAAATATATTTTAAATAG
- a CDS encoding bifunctional ADP-dependent NAD(P)H-hydrate dehydratase/NAD(P)H-hydrate epimerase — MIIVGNKETTKIIDNNIEYKYEISKELLMENVGFRLLEYINTNHETYLVVCGFGNNGGDGYVLARLLNTLGKDVIIFKIENDNYTTECSINMNRCKKLKIPIIKDIKELDFYLQKVDIVIDAIFGVGLDRELNSDITTVIKKINYYKSIQNYIIYSIDVPSGLNDEGNIYNACIIADKTLSIMTYKKAFLNYNSLKYTGNIKVIDKIVIPNNLLNDYSNIYLIIKSDIKEMEIKRKIDTNKSDYGKLYLICGSKKYEGAGYLATSAAVKTGCGYTYILSDINGVINKIPEAIKVGEIEELKNATTIAMGSGVDFNDDLYQIFEEHKKNKNFILDAGAINCKLNFENSKNVLITPHTGEFSKLSGYSLEEINKDPIRCILNYSQNHNINILLKGKNTYITDGSNIYVIDTGNPYMANAGMGDVLTGIISSLSTQGYDLISAAIIGSYLHGYIADKLKEKQYIINATDILNNISEYLSELFK; from the coding sequence ATGATAATTGTTGGTAATAAAGAGACTACTAAAATTATAGATAATAATATAGAATATAAATATGAGATTAGCAAAGAATTATTAATGGAGAATGTTGGATTTAGACTACTTGAATATATAAATACCAATCATGAAACATATTTAGTAGTGTGTGGTTTTGGAAATAATGGTGGAGATGGATATGTTCTTGCTAGATTATTAAATACTTTAGGTAAAGATGTTATTATTTTTAAAATAGAAAATGACAACTATACTACAGAATGTTCTATAAATATGAATAGATGTAAAAAATTAAAAATACCTATAATAAAAGATATAAAAGAACTTGACTTTTATTTACAAAAAGTAGATATAGTTATAGATGCTATATTTGGTGTAGGTTTAGATAGAGAATTAAATTCTGATATAACAACTGTAATTAAAAAAATAAATTATTATAAATCTATACAAAATTATATTATTTATAGCATTGATGTACCTAGTGGTCTAAATGATGAAGGTAATATATATAATGCTTGTATAATAGCTGATAAAACACTTAGTATTATGACATATAAAAAAGCTTTTTTAAATTATAATTCGCTTAAATATACAGGTAATATTAAAGTTATCGATAAAATTGTGATTCCAAATAATTTACTTAATGATTATTCTAATATATATCTTATTATAAAATCTGATATAAAAGAAATGGAAATCAAACGAAAAATAGATACAAATAAAAGTGATTATGGAAAACTATATTTAATATGTGGAAGTAAAAAATATGAAGGAGCTGGATATTTAGCTACTAGTGCTGCAGTAAAAACTGGTTGTGGTTATACTTATATATTATCGGACATTAATGGAGTTATAAATAAAATACCCGAGGCTATAAAAGTAGGGGAGATAGAAGAATTAAAAAATGCAACTACTATAGCAATGGGATCTGGTGTTGACTTTAATGACGACTTATATCAAATATTTGAAGAACATAAAAAAAATAAAAACTTTATACTAGATGCAGGAGCTATAAATTGTAAACTAAATTTTGAAAATAGTAAGAATGTCTTAATTACTCCACATACAGGAGAATTTTCTAAATTAAGTGGATACTCATTAGAAGAGATAAATAAAGACCCTATAAGATGTATTTTAAATTATTCTCAAAATCATAATATAAACATACTTCTTAAAGGTAAAAATACATATATAACTGATGGCTCTAATATTTATGTTATAGATACTGGTAATCCGTATATGGCTAACGCAGGAATGGGCGATGTCTTAACAGGTATAATTTCATCCTTAAGTACACAAGGTTATGACTTAATTTCAGCAGCAATTATAGGATCATACTTACATGGCTATATTGCAGATAAACTTAAAGAAAAACAATATATTATTAATGCAACAGATATTTTAAACAATATAAGTGAATATCTGAGTGAATTATTCAAATAG
- a CDS encoding response regulator transcription factor — MREKILIIEDDVKIAKLLETELKFEGFDVDIKNDGKEGLLTAKYNHFDLILLDVMLPKMNGFEVCKRIREDSDVPIIFLTAKDQVTDKVISFDYGADDYITKPFSFDELFARIKALLRRANKKTEKKEDFIYEDLRISYTAYEVFRGDVQIPLSKKEFDLLDYLVLNKGIVLNRDNILEEVWGFDQIGNNNILDLYIKYLRDKIDKPFERKFIQTKRGIGFVFK, encoded by the coding sequence ATGAGAGAGAAAATATTAATTATAGAAGATGATGTTAAAATAGCAAAACTTCTTGAAACTGAATTAAAATTTGAAGGATTTGATGTAGATATTAAAAATGATGGTAAAGAAGGATTGCTCACTGCAAAATACAACCATTTTGATTTGATTTTATTGGATGTTATGTTACCAAAAATGAATGGATTTGAAGTTTGTAAAAGAATTAGAGAAGATTCGGATGTACCTATAATATTTTTAACTGCAAAAGATCAAGTTACTGATAAAGTTATTTCATTTGATTATGGAGCTGATGATTATATAACTAAACCTTTTTCTTTTGATGAATTATTTGCAAGAATTAAAGCTTTATTAAGAAGAGCAAATAAAAAGACAGAGAAAAAAGAAGATTTCATATATGAAGATTTAAGAATTTCATATACAGCTTATGAAGTGTTTAGAGGAGATGTTCAAATACCTCTTTCAAAGAAAGAATTCGATTTATTAGACTATCTAGTCTTAAATAAAGGCATAGTTTTAAATAGAGATAATATTCTTGAAGAAGTTTGGGGATTTGATCAAATAGGTAATAATAATATATTAGATCTTTATATAAAATATTTAAGAGACAAGATTGATAAACCATTTGAAAGAAAATTTATACAAACTAAAAGAGGGATAGGATTTGTTTTCAAATAA
- a CDS encoding sensor histidine kinase, protein MFSNKIHFKSLGIKDRITLTFGLVFVVVTTLTSASMFLILNGQNTSTLEKQYELKMNEVELYFEKLEAFTNKYKEKKLKLKFEPEIKGENIVYAKPFDPGDEDFKYILHIKTTKNNLNQIALNTTGFNVDTQYIETYFKNISSKPHNILLSQDNKKSYFSIIKINKNIKGANFDVYILKNVDHNIKIMTILKNLFYLSLISGLLLILFMSRIISDRILKPIKNIINTSKEISNGDLSRRIKNSGTNDELEDLTEIINRMLDTINATFDKQSRFISDASHELRTPITIMRGYAELISRRYISRLSDEEKKESRNEMLIESIDYILNESDNMTKLISSLLFLSKNDENQLEIMNRIYINSDEIMNQLKADYSLIPSHKFVIINNDNFEFYADKNLLLQSIRILIENAMKYSDSGTTIYISTEYKNGNGIISVKDNGYGIDENYVNKIFDRFYRIDESRNKNTGGHGLGLSIFKKIIEIQNQSFKIESKINVGTKISIIIKECTKN, encoded by the coding sequence TTGTTTTCAAATAAAATACATTTTAAATCTTTAGGGATTAAAGATAGAATTACACTTACGTTTGGTCTAGTTTTTGTTGTGGTAACAACATTAACTTCAGCTTCTATGTTTTTAATATTAAACGGACAAAATACTTCTACTTTAGAAAAGCAATATGAATTAAAAATGAATGAAGTAGAACTATATTTTGAAAAATTAGAAGCCTTTACTAATAAATATAAAGAAAAAAAATTAAAACTTAAATTTGAACCTGAAATAAAGGGAGAAAACATAGTTTATGCAAAACCTTTTGATCCAGGTGATGAAGATTTTAAATATATTCTACATATTAAAACTACCAAGAATAATTTAAACCAAATTGCTCTTAATACAACAGGTTTTAATGTAGATACTCAATATATAGAAACTTATTTTAAAAATATTTCTAGTAAACCACATAATATTTTACTTAGTCAAGATAACAAAAAAAGCTATTTTTCAATTATTAAGATAAATAAGAATATTAAAGGGGCTAACTTTGATGTATACATACTTAAAAATGTAGATCATAATATTAAAATAATGACTATATTAAAAAATTTATTTTATTTATCGTTAATTTCAGGATTATTATTAATTTTATTTATGTCTAGAATTATTAGTGATAGAATTCTTAAACCTATAAAAAATATAATAAATACATCTAAAGAAATATCTAATGGTGATTTATCTAGAAGAATAAAGAATTCAGGTACTAACGATGAATTAGAAGACTTAACAGAAATAATTAATAGAATGTTAGATACTATAAATGCAACCTTTGATAAGCAATCAAGATTTATATCTGATGCTTCACACGAATTAAGAACTCCCATTACAATAATGAGAGGATATGCTGAATTAATATCAAGAAGATATATATCTAGATTATCTGATGAGGAAAAAAAAGAATCTCGTAATGAAATGTTAATTGAATCAATTGATTATATTTTGAATGAAAGTGATAATATGACTAAACTTATTTCTTCATTATTATTCCTTTCTAAAAATGATGAAAATCAACTTGAAATAATGAATAGAATATATATAAATTCTGATGAAATAATGAATCAATTAAAGGCAGACTATAGTTTAATACCTAGTCATAAATTTGTAATAATAAATAATGATAACTTTGAATTTTATGCTGATAAAAATTTATTACTTCAATCTATCAGAATTCTTATAGAAAATGCTATGAAATATTCTGATTCAGGTACTACCATATATATATCAACTGAATATAAAAATGGTAATGGTATTATTTCTGTAAAAGACAATGGTTATGGAATAGATGAAAATTATGTTAATAAAATATTTGATAGATTTTATAGAATAGATGAATCAAGAAATAAAAATACTGGTGGACATGGTTTAGGTCTTTCAATATTTAAAAAAATAATAGAAATACAAAATCAAAGTTTTAAAATTGAATCTAAAATAAATGTAGGTACAAAGATATCTATAATAATTAAAGAATGTACAAAAAATTAG
- the coaBC gene encoding bifunctional phosphopantothenoylcysteine decarboxylase/phosphopantothenate--cysteine ligase CoaBC: protein MKKVLLAVTSGIACYKALDVCSGLKKKGYDVTVIMSENASKLISPLLFQILTGNKVHTELFSLEDTKVTHINLIKENDLVVIVPATLNIISKLACGINDDFISTTLSATDPYKTLIFPAMNTRMYEGFACKENLEKLRKYGFTIIEPDSGLLACGDTGKGKLPQVNDIIDEIVFNLEKSNILKGKNILITAGGTKEKIDPVRYITNKSSGKMGYALARQAAFLGANVTLISTDTNLNIPNHLKTFIKVSSAEQMYNEVMNYHKNQDLIIMAAAISDFKVKNYSQHKIKKSEMKELKLDLELNKDILFELSKIEPRDFTLVGFAAESQNLKENALKKLKNKNLDYIIANDISNQAIGFDSDLNKVFIYDKELNESEIEMNTKDIVAKSILINIFDKL from the coding sequence ATGAAAAAAGTCTTACTTGCAGTCACTTCAGGTATAGCTTGTTATAAGGCGCTTGATGTTTGTTCTGGACTTAAAAAGAAAGGATATGATGTAACTGTTATAATGAGTGAAAATGCTTCTAAATTAATTTCTCCTTTATTATTTCAAATTTTAACAGGTAATAAAGTTCATACTGAGTTATTTAGTTTAGAAGATACAAAGGTAACACACATTAACCTTATAAAGGAAAATGATTTAGTAGTTATTGTCCCAGCAACATTAAATATTATATCTAAGTTAGCTTGTGGGATAAATGATGATTTTATTTCTACAACATTATCTGCAACAGATCCATACAAAACTCTAATTTTTCCTGCAATGAATACAAGAATGTATGAAGGATTTGCATGTAAAGAAAATTTAGAAAAATTAAGAAAATATGGATTTACAATAATAGAACCTGATAGTGGATTACTTGCTTGTGGTGATACAGGAAAAGGAAAACTTCCTCAAGTTAATGATATTATAGATGAAATCGTGTTTAATTTAGAAAAAAGTAATATTTTAAAAGGAAAAAATATTTTAATTACCGCAGGAGGAACTAAAGAAAAAATAGATCCTGTAAGATACATAACTAATAAATCAAGCGGTAAAATGGGTTATGCACTTGCTAGGCAAGCTGCCTTTCTTGGTGCAAATGTTACTTTAATAAGCACAGATACTAATTTAAATATACCCAATCATTTGAAAACATTTATTAAAGTTTCAAGTGCAGAACAAATGTATAATGAAGTTATGAATTATCACAAGAATCAAGATTTAATAATTATGGCTGCAGCTATTTCTGATTTTAAAGTCAAAAACTATAGTCAACATAAAATTAAAAAAAGTGAAATGAAAGAATTAAAGTTAGATTTAGAACTAAATAAGGATATTTTATTTGAACTTTCAAAAATCGAACCTAGAGATTTTACATTAGTTGGATTTGCCGCTGAAAGTCAAAATTTAAAAGAAAATGCACTTAAAAAATTAAAAAATAAAAATCTAGATTATATTATAGCAAATGATATATCAAACCAAGCAATTGGATTTGATAGTGATCTTAATAAAGTATTTATTTATGATAAAGAATTAAATGAATCAGAAATTGAAATGAATACTAAAGATATTGTAGCTAAATCTATATTAATTAATATTTTTGATAAATTGTAG